Proteins encoded by one window of Blautia luti:
- a CDS encoding BMC domain-containing protein, translated as MSKAIGMIEFKTTATGVTAADAMVKTSEVEIVEAQTVCPGKYIAIITGDLSAVKAAVDAAVTTYEEKCIDSFVLGNPHESIFPAIYGTTQVEDVSALGILETYDAASIIEAADQAAKTAIVDLIELRIAKGMCGKSYMMITGEVSAVEASIERAKELVSAKGMYLDSSVIAHPDRRMIDSIL; from the coding sequence ATGAGTAAAGCAATCGGAATGATTGAATTTAAGACCACAGCTACAGGCGTTACTGCAGCAGATGCTATGGTAAAAACATCTGAGGTAGAGATCGTCGAGGCACAGACCGTATGTCCTGGTAAATATATTGCAATTATTACCGGTGACTTAAGTGCGGTGAAAGCAGCTGTTGATGCTGCTGTAACTACATATGAGGAGAAATGCATCGACAGCTTTGTGCTGGGCAATCCTCATGAATCTATTTTCCCGGCTATCTACGGAACCACACAGGTGGAAGATGTCAGTGCACTGGGAATTCTGGAAACTTATGATGCAGCTTCAATCATTGAGGCAGCAGACCAGGCAGCCAAGACTGCTATTGTTGACCTGATCGAACTTCGTATTGCCAAAGGTATGTGCGGAAAATCCTATATGATGATAACAGGAGAGGTTTCCGCAGTAGAAGCTTCTATTGAGAGAGCGAAAGAACTGGTATCTGCCAAAGGTATGTATCTGGATTCTTCCGTTATCGCACATCCTGACAGAAGAATGATCGACAGTATTCTGTAA
- a CDS encoding DeoR/GlpR family DNA-binding transcription regulator produces the protein MLALERRNLILEKLQADKRVVVSELSQLYNVSEETIRRDLDKLEKEGLAIKSYGGAVINEDISIDLPFNVRKNQNVSGKQRMAEIAASLVNDGDHIFLDASTTAVFVAKALKEKERLTVITNSMEILLELSDVSGWNIISTGGVMKEGYLAFLGSKTDESIRSYYVDKVIFSCKALDREWGIMESQESFGSTKRAMMSSGHEKILVVDSSKFDQTAFSVAGSLKDVDIVVTDTKPADRWRIYFEKLGVECRYPV, from the coding sequence ATGCTTGCACTGGAGAGAAGAAATCTGATTCTCGAAAAATTACAGGCAGATAAGCGGGTGGTAGTCAGCGAACTGAGCCAGCTTTATAATGTCTCTGAAGAGACCATACGCCGCGATCTGGACAAACTTGAAAAGGAAGGACTTGCGATAAAGAGCTATGGCGGTGCTGTGATTAATGAGGATATAAGCATTGATTTACCTTTTAATGTCCGCAAGAACCAGAACGTTTCAGGAAAGCAGAGAATGGCGGAAATTGCTGCTTCTCTTGTAAATGATGGGGATCATATTTTCCTGGATGCCAGCACAACAGCAGTATTTGTGGCGAAGGCACTGAAAGAGAAAGAACGTCTGACAGTGATCACGAATTCCATGGAGATCCTGCTGGAACTTTCAGATGTGTCCGGCTGGAATATTATTTCCACAGGAGGAGTGATGAAAGAAGGCTATCTGGCTTTCCTTGGATCCAAGACAGACGAATCCATCCGCTCCTACTATGTAGATAAAGTGATCTTTTCCTGCAAGGCGCTGGATCGTGAGTGGGGGATTATGGAATCACAGGAATCTTTCGGTTCCACGAAAAGAGCCATGATGAGTTCCGGTCATGAGAAGATCCTGGTTGTGGACAGTTCAAAATTTGACCAGACTGCGTTTTCTGTTGCAGGTAGCCTGAAGGATGTAGATATAGTTGTAACAGATACAAAGCCTGCGGACAGGTGGAGGATATACTTTGAAAAATTAGGTGTAGAGTGCAGATATCCTGTCTGA
- a CDS encoding EutN/CcmL family microcompartment protein, translating into MIVGKVVGSVVSTRKCEKLIGSKFMIIEPVHHMKGDLSQIVAIDMIGAGIGEYVLVAQGSAARIGCGVETAPVDAAIVGIIDDGAGLE; encoded by the coding sequence ATGATTGTAGGCAAAGTAGTAGGAAGTGTGGTTTCCACACGGAAATGTGAAAAACTGATAGGAAGCAAGTTTATGATTATCGAGCCGGTGCATCATATGAAAGGTGACCTCAGCCAGATCGTGGCGATCGATATGATCGGTGCGGGAATCGGCGAATATGTATTGGTGGCACAGGGAAGCGCAGCGAGAATTGGCTGCGGCGTAGAAACAGCACCGGTGGATGCGGCGATCGTTGGTATCATTGATGACGGTGCAGGATTGGAGTAA
- a CDS encoding BMC domain-containing protein, translating into MSKSYGFIEITGVVAAIDALDIMCKTADVELASWERKLGGRLVTIIVEGDVSAVTEAVNAAVAGAIKKPASYAVIARPHEETVRMVELSASRWKNKEKQGDE; encoded by the coding sequence ATGAGTAAATCATACGGATTTATAGAGATCACAGGTGTCGTTGCAGCAATCGATGCACTGGACATCATGTGCAAAACAGCAGACGTTGAGCTGGCGTCATGGGAACGTAAGCTGGGCGGACGACTGGTTACTATTATAGTCGAAGGTGATGTATCTGCCGTTACAGAAGCTGTGAATGCAGCTGTGGCAGGTGCCATCAAGAAACCTGCAAGTTATGCAGTAATTGCCCGTCCCCATGAAGAAACAGTCAGAATGGTGGAATTAAGTGCAAGCCGCTGGAAGAATAAAGAGAAACAGGGGGATGAATAA
- a CDS encoding aldehyde dehydrogenase family protein, translating to MPISENMVQEIVQQVMAKMQIADTPAGKQHGVFKDMNDAIEAAKKSQEIVHKMSMDQREKIITCIRKKIKENAEIMARMGVEETKMGNVGDKILKHHLVADKTPGTEAITTTAWSGDRGLTLVEMGPFGVIGAITPCTNPSETVLCNTMGMLAGGNTVVFNPHPAAVKTSLFAVNLVNEASLEQGGPDNIAVSVENPTLDTSAIMMKHKDIHLLVATGGPGVVTAVLSSGKRGIGAGAGNPPALVDETADIRKAARDIVNGCTFDNNLPCVAEKEVVAVSSIMDELMHYMLTENDCYLASKEEQDKLVETVLAGGKLNRKCVGRDARTLLSMIGVDAPTNIRCIIFEGPKEHPLITTELMMPILGIVRARDFDDAVEQAVWLEHGNRHSAHIHSKNVDRITTYAKAIDTAIVVKNGPSYASLGFGSEGYATFTIASRTGEGLTCASTFTKRRRCIMEDSLCIR from the coding sequence ATGCCAATCAGTGAGAATATGGTACAGGAAATTGTACAGCAGGTTATGGCAAAAATGCAGATAGCAGACACTCCGGCAGGAAAACAGCATGGCGTATTTAAAGATATGAACGATGCCATTGAGGCTGCGAAGAAGTCTCAGGAGATTGTACATAAAATGTCCATGGACCAGAGAGAAAAAATTATTACCTGTATCCGTAAGAAAATTAAAGAAAATGCAGAAATCATGGCCCGTATGGGTGTAGAAGAAACCAAGATGGGTAATGTAGGAGATAAGATCCTCAAACATCACCTTGTTGCAGATAAAACACCTGGAACAGAAGCAATCACTACAACAGCATGGTCAGGAGACAGAGGTCTTACACTTGTTGAAATGGGACCTTTCGGTGTAATCGGTGCGATTACACCTTGTACAAACCCAAGTGAAACAGTCTTATGTAATACAATGGGTATGCTGGCTGGCGGAAATACAGTTGTATTCAATCCACATCCGGCAGCAGTTAAGACATCCCTTTTTGCAGTGAATCTTGTAAATGAAGCTTCACTGGAACAGGGCGGCCCGGATAATATCGCTGTCAGCGTAGAGAACCCTACACTGGATACAAGCGCTATTATGATGAAACATAAAGATATTCATCTTTTGGTTGCAACAGGCGGACCTGGAGTAGTAACAGCGGTTCTTTCCTCAGGAAAGAGAGGAATCGGTGCAGGAGCTGGTAACCCGCCGGCACTGGTTGATGAAACAGCTGATATCCGTAAAGCAGCAAGAGATATTGTAAACGGATGTACATTTGATAATAACCTTCCTTGTGTTGCTGAGAAAGAAGTCGTTGCAGTTTCTTCCATTATGGATGAACTGATGCATTATATGTTAACAGAGAATGACTGCTATCTTGCTTCCAAAGAAGAACAGGATAAACTGGTAGAGACAGTTCTGGCAGGCGGCAAGCTGAACCGTAAATGTGTAGGCCGTGATGCAAGAACACTTCTCTCCATGATCGGTGTAGATGCACCGACAAATATCCGCTGCATCATTTTCGAGGGACCAAAGGAACATCCTCTGATCACAACAGAACTTATGATGCCGATCCTGGGTATCGTAAGAGCAAGAGATTTCGACGATGCGGTAGAGCAGGCTGTATGGCTGGAACATGGCAACCGTCATTCAGCACATATCCATTCCAAGAATGTAGACCGTATCACGACTTATGCGAAAGCAATTGATACAGCCATCGTAGTAAAGAACGGCCCGTCCTATGCATCCCTTGGATTCGGATCAGAAGGATATGCCACATTTACAATTGCAAGCCGTACAGGCGAGGGTCTTACCTGCGCAAGCACATTCACCAAGAGAAGACGCTGCATCATGGAAGACAGTCTCTGCATTCGATAG
- a CDS encoding BMC domain-containing protein, protein MAQEALGMVETRGLTAAIEAADAMTKAAEVSLVGTEKIGSGLVTVMVRGDVGAVKAAVESGSAAASRLGELVATHVIPRPHTDVEKILPSI, encoded by the coding sequence ATGGCACAGGAAGCATTAGGAATGGTTGAGACCAGAGGACTTACAGCAGCGATCGAAGCAGCCGATGCAATGACAAAGGCAGCTGAAGTATCACTGGTAGGAACAGAGAAGATCGGATCCGGACTTGTAACAGTTATGGTTCGCGGAGATGTAGGAGCTGTTAAGGCTGCAGTAGAAAGCGGAAGTGCAGCAGCATCCAGACTTGGCGAATTAGTAGCTACACATGTAATCCCGAGACCTCATACAGATGTAGAAAAAATTCTTCCAAGCATCTGA
- a CDS encoding glycyl-radical enzyme activating protein, which yields MDYLDIKGRVFDVQKYSIHDGPGIRTIVFLKGCVLRCRWCCNPESQEYQIQTMKVLGEDKIIGRDVTVREMIEEVEKDRPYYYRSGGGMTLSGGECLCQPEFAGALLRAAKERGISTAIESMACVKWETIESILPYLDTYLMDIKHTNTEKHKEFTGRSNELMLENARKVALSGQTRLVIRVPVIPTFNDTVEEIQGIARFADTLPGVDKIHLLPYHRLGQDKYEGLGRPYLMGDMEPPSKEQMETLKKAVHAVSGLDCQIGG from the coding sequence ATGGACTATTTGGATATAAAGGGCAGGGTGTTTGATGTCCAGAAATATTCTATCCATGACGGTCCGGGAATACGTACCATCGTGTTTCTGAAAGGATGTGTTCTGCGGTGCAGATGGTGCTGTAATCCGGAATCTCAGGAATATCAGATCCAGACCATGAAGGTTCTTGGAGAGGATAAGATCATCGGACGGGATGTGACAGTCAGAGAGATGATCGAGGAAGTGGAGAAAGACAGACCGTATTATTACCGCTCCGGAGGAGGAATGACTCTTTCCGGAGGAGAATGTCTCTGCCAGCCGGAATTTGCAGGAGCCCTTCTGCGGGCTGCGAAAGAGCGAGGGATTTCCACAGCCATCGAGAGCATGGCATGTGTGAAATGGGAGACGATTGAGAGTATCCTTCCTTATCTTGATACGTATCTGATGGATATCAAACATACGAATACAGAGAAACATAAAGAGTTTACAGGACGGTCCAATGAGCTGATGCTGGAAAATGCCAGAAAGGTGGCACTGTCAGGACAGACCCGGCTGGTGATCAGGGTTCCGGTGATCCCCACATTTAATGATACTGTGGAGGAGATCCAGGGAATTGCCAGATTCGCAGATACACTTCCGGGAGTAGATAAGATCCATCTTCTGCCATATCACAGACTGGGACAGGATAAGTATGAAGGACTGGGCAGACCGTATCTGATGGGAGATATGGAACCCCCTTCGAAAGAACAGATGGAAACACTGAAAAAAGCAGTTCACGCAGTAAGTGGTCTGGATTGTCAGATCGGTGGCTGA
- a CDS encoding class II aldolase/adducin family protein yields MVNEFEIKKQICDIGKRIYNRNMVAANDGNISVKLNDNEFLCTPTGVSKGFMTPEFICKVDREGNVIQANPGFKPSSEIKMHMRVYEKRPDVGSVVHAHPIYATSFAIAGIPLTQPIMPEAVISLGCVPIAEYGTPSTMEIPDNLEKYLPYFDAVLLENHGALTWSTDLNAAYMKMESVEFYAQLLYQTKLLGGPKEFDEKNIKKLYEIRRKFGMAGKHPANLCLNKDGHNCHNCGGACHDGEFKKFPGYQYDFVGGDSKPEEAAPAAQTDAELVAEITKKVMAQLGLK; encoded by the coding sequence ATGGTAAACGAATTTGAAATCAAAAAACAGATCTGCGACATCGGAAAACGAATCTACAACCGTAACATGGTTGCAGCAAACGACGGAAATATTTCCGTGAAACTCAATGATAATGAGTTCCTTTGCACACCTACAGGTGTATCTAAAGGATTCATGACACCGGAGTTTATCTGTAAAGTAGACAGAGAAGGAAATGTAATCCAGGCAAACCCGGGATTCAAACCATCTTCTGAGATCAAAATGCATATGAGAGTTTATGAGAAGAGACCGGACGTAGGTTCTGTTGTACATGCTCATCCAATCTATGCTACATCTTTTGCAATCGCAGGCATTCCGCTTACACAGCCAATCATGCCGGAAGCAGTTATTTCTCTTGGATGTGTTCCGATCGCTGAGTACGGTACACCTTCCACAATGGAAATTCCGGATAACCTTGAGAAATATCTTCCATACTTCGATGCAGTTCTTCTTGAGAACCACGGAGCACTTACATGGAGCACAGACTTAAATGCAGCTTATATGAAGATGGAATCCGTAGAATTCTACGCACAGCTTCTGTATCAGACCAAACTTCTTGGTGGACCTAAGGAATTTGATGAGAAGAACATCAAGAAACTGTATGAAATCCGTCGTAAATTCGGTATGGCAGGTAAACATCCTGCAAATCTCTGCCTGAATAAAGATGGTCATAACTGCCATAACTGTGGCGGTGCATGCCATGATGGTGAATTCAAGAAATTCCCTGGATATCAGTATGATTTCGTAGGCGGTGATTCCAAACCGGAAGAAGCAGCTCCGGCAGCACAGACAGATGCAGAGCTTGTAGCTGAGATCACAAAGAAAGTAATGGCTCAGTTAGGACTGAAATAA
- the pduL gene encoding phosphate propanoyltransferase, with amino-acid sequence MVIQAINENDKRTNGFVVPIGVSARHIHLTQEHVEALFGPGYQLTKKKTLMGGQFASNETVTIVGLKLRAIENVRILGPVRKASQVEVSATDAIKLGMNVPVRESGDIAGSAPIAIVGPKGAVYLKEGCIVAMRHIHMSPKDAQAAGVKDGDIVSVKADNERGTIFNQVKIRVDDSFTLEMHIDTDEANAARIATGNTVTIIK; translated from the coding sequence ATGGTGATCCAGGCAATCAACGAGAATGATAAAAGGACCAATGGATTCGTAGTTCCCATTGGAGTTTCTGCAAGACACATCCATCTGACACAGGAACATGTGGAAGCATTGTTCGGACCAGGCTATCAGCTTACAAAGAAAAAAACACTGATGGGCGGTCAGTTCGCTTCCAACGAAACTGTGACTATTGTAGGCCTGAAGCTTCGTGCCATCGAGAATGTAAGAATTCTCGGACCTGTGCGTAAAGCTTCACAGGTAGAGGTATCTGCGACAGATGCCATCAAGCTTGGAATGAATGTTCCGGTGAGGGAGTCCGGAGATATTGCCGGAAGTGCCCCTATCGCGATCGTAGGTCCGAAAGGTGCCGTATATCTGAAAGAAGGATGTATCGTGGCAATGCGCCATATTCATATGTCCCCGAAAGATGCACAGGCTGCTGGTGTGAAAGACGGCGATATCGTATCAGTGAAGGCTGACAATGAGAGAGGAACGATCTTCAATCAGGTCAAGATCCGTGTGGATGACAGTTTCACACTGGAAATGCACATTGATACAGACGAAGCAAATGCAGCGAGAATTGCCACAGGCAATACTGTTACAATAATTAAATAA
- a CDS encoding zinc-binding dehydrogenase, producing MDMNNVNIEEIVKQVLSGMTGNAPAQTAAPAASTGIPKTARVAVLTEKEHFDIKEYPIPPIGDDDILVKVEGCGVCGTDAHEFKRDPFNLIPVALGHEGTGEIVAMGKNVKVDTAGKPVKIGDKVVTCMIFKDDPEITMFDLNKKNVGGADVYGLLPDDDVHLNGWFSDYIFLRGGNFGTTFFNVSDLDLDSRILIEPCAVLVHAVERAKTTGILRFNSRVVVQGCGPIGLICIAVLRTMGVEHICAVDGNEKRLEFAKKMGADTSVNFMNYKGIEALTEAVKEAQGGHLADFAFQCTGNPKAHANIYKFIRNGGGLCELGFFINGGDATINPHFDLCSKEINLVGSWVYTLRDYVTTFDFLKRAKAIGLPMSELITDKFPLEQINEALQTNLAMTGLKIAVVNK from the coding sequence ATGGACATGAATAATGTAAATATTGAAGAGATCGTGAAACAGGTTCTCTCCGGCATGACAGGAAACGCACCGGCGCAGACAGCAGCACCGGCAGCATCAACTGGAATCCCGAAGACAGCCAGAGTAGCTGTATTAACAGAGAAAGAGCATTTTGACATCAAAGAATATCCAATTCCTCCGATCGGGGATGATGATATCCTTGTTAAAGTTGAAGGATGCGGTGTGTGCGGTACAGATGCACATGAATTTAAGAGAGATCCATTTAACCTGATCCCGGTAGCCCTTGGACATGAAGGAACCGGTGAGATCGTGGCAATGGGGAAGAATGTTAAAGTAGATACAGCAGGAAAACCTGTAAAGATTGGCGATAAAGTCGTTACCTGTATGATCTTCAAAGATGATCCTGAGATCACAATGTTTGACTTGAACAAAAAGAACGTAGGCGGAGCTGATGTATACGGACTTCTTCCGGACGATGATGTACATCTCAACGGATGGTTCTCCGACTATATCTTCCTCAGAGGCGGAAACTTCGGAACTACATTCTTCAATGTAAGTGATCTGGATCTGGATTCCCGAATCCTTATCGAGCCGTGTGCAGTACTTGTACATGCAGTAGAAAGAGCAAAAACAACAGGAATCCTTCGTTTCAACAGCAGAGTAGTAGTACAGGGATGCGGACCGATCGGACTGATCTGTATCGCAGTACTCCGTACTATGGGTGTAGAACATATCTGCGCAGTAGACGGCAATGAGAAACGTCTTGAGTTTGCGAAGAAAATGGGTGCAGACACAAGCGTAAACTTCATGAATTATAAAGGAATCGAAGCACTGACAGAAGCTGTTAAAGAAGCTCAGGGCGGACACCTTGCAGATTTTGCATTCCAGTGCACAGGAAACCCGAAAGCACATGCAAATATTTATAAATTCATCCGCAACGGCGGCGGTCTCTGCGAGCTTGGATTCTTCATCAATGGTGGAGATGCTACCATTAACCCGCACTTTGACCTCTGCTCTAAAGAAATCAACCTGGTTGGATCATGGGTTTATACTCTGAGAGACTATGTAACAACCTTTGATTTCCTTAAGAGAGCGAAAGCGATCGGACTTCCGATGTCAGAACTGATCACTGACAAATTCCCGTTAGAGCAGATCAATGAAGCTCTTCAGACCAATCTGGCAATGACAGGCCTTAAGATCGCGGTTGTAAACAAATAA
- a CDS encoding 4Fe-4S dicluster domain-containing protein, producing the protein MEIKELQDIIQQNGVVGAGGAGFPTYMKLTDKANTILMNCAECEPLLKLHRQLLEKHAYEIMKTFHMIQETVGASEAIIGIKKSYVQTIRALNQHIEEFPGMRLHLLDEVYPMGDEVVLIYEATGRVVRPGGLPIEQGVAVFNVETVYNVYRAVEEKQPVTDKYVSVVAEVSDPVTVKVPLGCTLEEVVAQAGTVTVKDPVYFVGGPMMGRIGNGSDPVTKTTNAILVLPKDHLIVAKKQRTSSIDLKRAASICCQCNTCTDLCPRHNLGHPIDPAKFMRAASNHDFRDLNPYLDASFCSSCGVCEMYSCPQSLAPRSLLADMKGGLRKAGIRPPQGVQPKPVQESREYRKVPEERLMARLGLTKYDKDAPLNEELVQVKKVKILLSQHIGAPAQAVVKAGDQVTRGQMIAQPAQGLSVGIHASVSGKVTEITDRYIIIAVK; encoded by the coding sequence ATGGAAATCAAAGAATTACAAGATATTATACAGCAGAATGGTGTAGTTGGTGCCGGTGGAGCGGGATTTCCTACTTATATGAAGCTCACAGACAAGGCCAATACCATTCTTATGAACTGTGCGGAGTGTGAACCATTACTGAAATTACACAGACAGTTATTGGAGAAACACGCATACGAAATTATGAAAACATTCCATATGATCCAGGAGACGGTAGGTGCTTCTGAAGCTATCATTGGAATCAAGAAATCTTATGTACAGACAATTCGTGCGTTAAATCAGCACATCGAAGAATTCCCGGGAATGAGACTCCATCTTCTGGATGAAGTATATCCTATGGGAGATGAGGTTGTACTCATTTATGAGGCAACCGGACGTGTAGTACGGCCGGGAGGACTGCCTATTGAGCAGGGAGTAGCCGTATTCAATGTTGAAACTGTTTATAATGTATATCGTGCTGTAGAAGAGAAACAGCCGGTTACAGACAAATATGTATCTGTTGTTGCAGAAGTCAGTGACCCTGTAACAGTGAAAGTTCCTCTTGGATGTACACTGGAGGAAGTTGTGGCACAGGCAGGTACTGTAACAGTGAAGGATCCTGTTTATTTCGTTGGCGGACCGATGATGGGACGCATTGGAAATGGATCTGATCCTGTAACAAAGACAACAAATGCGATTTTGGTTTTACCAAAAGACCATCTTATTGTAGCGAAGAAGCAGCGGACTTCTTCTATAGATCTGAAACGTGCAGCATCTATCTGCTGTCAGTGCAATACCTGTACAGATTTATGCCCACGTCATAATCTGGGACATCCGATTGATCCAGCGAAGTTTATGAGAGCCGCTTCCAATCATGATTTCAGAGACCTGAATCCATATCTGGATGCCTCATTCTGCAGCTCCTGCGGTGTGTGCGAAATGTATTCATGTCCGCAGAGTCTGGCTCCGAGAAGCCTTCTGGCAGATATGAAAGGCGGCCTGAGAAAGGCTGGCATCCGTCCTCCACAGGGCGTACAGCCGAAACCGGTACAGGAATCCAGAGAATACCGTAAAGTTCCTGAAGAGCGTCTGATGGCACGTCTCGGACTTACAAAGTATGACAAAGATGCTCCACTGAATGAGGAACTTGTACAGGTTAAGAAAGTAAAAATATTACTGAGCCAGCATATTGGTGCACCTGCCCAGGCAGTTGTCAAAGCTGGTGATCAGGTAACAAGAGGACAGATGATCGCACAGCCTGCACAGGGCTTAAGTGTGGGAATCCACGCCTCTGTCAGCGGTAAAGTCACTGAAATAACTGACCGTTACATCATTATTGCAGTAAAGTAG
- a CDS encoding BMC domain-containing protein, translated as MAEAVGILEVFGLTTAFVAGDAGCKAANVRLEVFDKNKPANADSLPVPLLVCVKFRGSVTDVTAAVEAGMEVANRMTGVVQHHVIPNPEEGTEKMLKISALDKE; from the coding sequence ATGGCAGAAGCTGTAGGAATTTTAGAGGTATTCGGGCTGACAACAGCCTTTGTAGCAGGCGATGCCGGATGCAAGGCAGCCAATGTCCGCCTGGAAGTATTCGATAAGAATAAACCGGCCAATGCTGACAGCCTGCCGGTGCCACTCCTTGTCTGTGTTAAATTCAGAGGAAGTGTAACTGATGTTACCGCAGCTGTGGAGGCAGGCATGGAAGTTGCAAACAGAATGACTGGTGTGGTACAGCATCATGTAATCCCCAATCCTGAGGAAGGAACGGAGAAAATGCTGAAGATCAGCGCCCTGGATAAGGAATAG
- a CDS encoding BMC domain-containing protein has product MTQEALGMVETRGLTAAIEAADQMCKAANVSLVGTEKIGSGLVTVMVRGDVGAVKSAVESGSAAASRLGELVATHVIPRPHTDVEKILPVLK; this is encoded by the coding sequence ATGACACAGGAAGCATTAGGAATGGTTGAAACCAGAGGACTTACAGCAGCAATCGAAGCAGCAGACCAGATGTGCAAAGCTGCAAACGTATCATTAGTAGGAACAGAGAAGATCGGATCCGGACTTGTAACAGTTATGGTTCGTGGAGACGTAGGAGCTGTTAAATCTGCAGTAGAAAGTGGAAGTGCAGCAGCATCCAGACTTGGCGAATTAGTAGCTACACATGTAATCCCGAGACCACACACAGATGTAGAGAAAATCCTGCCTGTATTAAAATAA